Proteins encoded within one genomic window of Bradyrhizobium sp. 186:
- a CDS encoding tautomerase family protein: MPFVTFTVRRGLSAADKSRLSEAMLEAQVAAGYHRADRFHRFLEVDQGDLLVNPRFPDYATDRTDRFMVVEVIISSGRPAGTATAIADEAVRLFGERLHLAPQDILFVVHAVEPNLPRFPAASIRREAAL, translated from the coding sequence ATGCCGTTTGTAACCTTCACCGTCCGGCGCGGCCTCAGCGCCGCCGACAAGTCCCGCTTATCGGAGGCAATGCTGGAAGCCCAGGTGGCCGCCGGCTATCACCGAGCCGACCGCTTTCACCGTTTTCTCGAGGTCGACCAGGGCGACCTCCTGGTAAATCCCCGCTTCCCCGACTACGCAACGGACAGAACCGATCGGTTCATGGTCGTTGAGGTCATCATCTCCAGCGGGAGACCGGCGGGAACCGCCACCGCCATTGCGGACGAAGCGGTCAGACTGTTCGGCGAGCGCCTGCACCTCGCGCCTCAGGATATCCTATTCGTCGTCCACGCGGTGGAGCCCAACCTCCCCCGCTTTCCGGCTGCGTCGATCAGGCGAGAGGCCGCATTGTGA
- a CDS encoding OsmC family protein — MYDTNGARAMKRFGSAAWNGDLREGKGSVSTESRALESHPYTFFSRYGEKPGTNPEELLGAAHAACFTMSFVRLLGMAKFVPEQVDSKSEVVIDKDGDGFSITSIHLTVTAKIPGIDQAAFQSIAAKAKAGCPVSKLMKVEIGFEAILLS, encoded by the coding sequence ATGTACGACACGAATGGAGCACGAGCCATGAAACGATTCGGATCTGCCGCCTGGAACGGCGACCTGCGCGAAGGCAAGGGCTCGGTCTCGACCGAGAGCCGTGCGCTGGAAAGCCATCCCTACACGTTCTTCAGCCGCTACGGCGAGAAGCCGGGCACGAACCCGGAGGAACTGCTAGGCGCCGCTCACGCCGCCTGTTTCACCATGTCGTTCGTAAGACTACTCGGCATGGCGAAATTCGTGCCGGAGCAGGTCGACAGCAAATCGGAAGTCGTCATCGACAAAGACGGCGATGGCTTTTCCATCACCTCGATCCATCTTACCGTCACCGCGAAGATACCGGGTATCGACCAGGCCGCGTTCCAGTCAATCGCTGCAAAAGCAAAGGCCGGTTGCCCGGTCTCCAAACTGATGAAGGTCGAAATTGGTTTCGAAGCCATTCTCCTCTCGTGA
- a CDS encoding aldehyde dehydrogenase family protein translates to MYTRSGSGTSWPFQPTGPAVSTKHILRAERPERSRDEGGWFLGPSLVDNVRPGMALHSDELFGPVLSVVRASSYADAIAVMARIHLGTQRRSSAARARREAGSAPNLLRCP, encoded by the coding sequence ATGTACACACGCTCGGGAAGCGGCACGTCGTGGCCTTTTCAACCGACCGGCCCGGCGGTTTCGACGAAGCACATATTGCGAGCCGAACGGCCGGAACGTTCGAGGGATGAGGGGGGCTGGTTTCTTGGTCCGAGCCTTGTCGACAATGTTCGTCCGGGCATGGCGTTGCATTCCGACGAACTCTTCGGGCCTGTCCTCTCTGTCGTGCGGGCTTCGAGCTACGCAGATGCTATCGCCGTCATGGCGCGCATCCACTTGGGAACGCAGCGGCGATCTTCGGCAGCCCGTGCTAGACGGGAGGCGGGATCTGCTCCGAATCTCCTGCGCTGTCCTTGA
- a CDS encoding NAD(P)H-dependent oxidoreductase: MNIPNIVTSPRKEKSASIAVVNAFLSEYRERDRDVRIDTLDIWQEQLPEFNAEAIDAKYKGVSGESMTPAEAATWEKIGELASRFQRADRIVLGVPMWNFSVPYKLKQLIDLSCQRNMLFTFDGQFYGPSLSIDKAFVAYVRGQSDAAGFKIVSQPGFEYLSGYVEFWLRFIGVRRVVTLTVEHS, translated from the coding sequence ATGAATATCCCGAACATAGTGACCTCGCCGCGAAAGGAAAAATCTGCGTCCATCGCTGTCGTCAATGCATTCCTCTCCGAATATAGAGAGCGCGATCGCGACGTTAGAATCGACACGTTGGATATTTGGCAAGAGCAACTTCCCGAGTTCAACGCGGAGGCGATCGACGCCAAATACAAGGGCGTCTCCGGCGAATCGATGACGCCAGCCGAGGCGGCAACATGGGAAAAAATCGGAGAGTTGGCTTCACGCTTCCAACGGGCGGACCGCATCGTCCTGGGCGTACCCATGTGGAATTTCTCTGTCCCTTACAAACTCAAGCAGCTGATTGATCTGTCTTGTCAGCGAAACATGCTGTTTACGTTCGACGGACAGTTCTATGGGCCCTCATTGAGCATTGATAAGGCTTTCGTTGCGTATGTCAGGGGACAAAGCGACGCGGCCGGCTTCAAAATTGTCTCTCAGCCAGGCTTCGAATATCTCAGCGGCTACGTTGAATTTTGGCTGCGGTTTATAGGCGTCCGCCGTGTCGTAACTCTTACCGTCGAACACAGCTAG
- a CDS encoding alpha/beta hydrolase, whose amino-acid sequence MMMNRRSFSAALVTGAAASLMSTSGMAANSTPVKARNVVLVHGLFADGSCWSEVIARLQAAGLNATAVQNPLTTLPEAVASAERVLARQDGPTVLVGHSFSGMIVTEAGVHPNVSALVYVAARAPDAGEDYAALAKTYPTPPATAGIVFDGDEGRLSEEAFLRDFAGDLPQAKARVLYAVQEPFHKALLSGKTTHAAWRSKPSYYAVSSEDRTINPDLERFMAKRMGARTIEVKASHLALISQPDEITQLILEAAGQRA is encoded by the coding sequence ATGATGATGAACAGACGCTCTTTTTCCGCCGCCCTCGTGACCGGTGCCGCAGCTTCGCTGATGTCCACAAGTGGCATGGCCGCAAATTCAACTCCAGTGAAGGCGCGCAATGTCGTGCTCGTGCACGGACTGTTTGCCGATGGCTCTTGCTGGTCGGAGGTGATCGCGCGATTGCAGGCCGCGGGGCTCAACGCCACGGCCGTGCAAAATCCACTAACCACGCTGCCTGAGGCGGTGGCTTCGGCCGAACGTGTGCTGGCGCGGCAGGATGGCCCAACAGTGCTGGTGGGTCATTCCTTCTCCGGCATGATCGTCACGGAGGCCGGTGTGCATCCGAACGTCTCGGCGCTTGTCTACGTGGCGGCGCGCGCGCCAGATGCGGGCGAGGACTATGCGGCCCTCGCGAAGACATATCCGACGCCGCCGGCGACGGCCGGGATCGTGTTCGATGGCGACGAAGGACGGCTTTCCGAGGAGGCCTTCCTTCGCGATTTCGCCGGCGACTTGCCGCAAGCGAAGGCCAGGGTGCTCTACGCCGTGCAGGAGCCGTTCCATAAGGCGCTGCTGTCAGGCAAGACCACCCATGCGGCCTGGCGATCAAAACCGAGCTACTACGCGGTTTCATCGGAAGACCGCACGATCAATCCAGACCTTGAGCGCTTCATGGCCAAGCGGATGGGCGCCAGGACCATCGAGGTTAAAGCGAGTCACCTGGCCCTCATCTCTCAACCTGATGAAATCACGCAACTGATCCTGGAGGCTGCCGGCCAACGTGCGTGA